Proteins encoded in a region of the Vicia villosa cultivar HV-30 ecotype Madison, WI linkage group LG5, Vvil1.0, whole genome shotgun sequence genome:
- the LOC131603664 gene encoding transcription factor MYB86-like: protein MGHHSCCNQQKVKRGLWSPEEDEKLITYITTHGYGCWSEVPDKAGLQRCGKSCRLRWINYLRPDIRRGRFSPDEEKLIISLHNVVGNRWAHIASHLPGRTDNEIKNYWNSWIKKKIRKHNSPSNSSTTTNLTQNHVIDYNFNINKLDQNIVTTPKPSPFQETTLFSPTCPLFMFEHGTSTTTITATTTTSTQNSSINLQTDQYFQDSVLGLNSEAWNQVQSSLPPPISTTFTMDTMNYLPPLIENVENMVDEEVGDHRQVQELNNIDQWHQQQYPNNSFLFWDNIVHLGGEEEQQLAPNSSSNMGTNSTTLSPFPSSSF, encoded by the exons ATGGGTCACCATTCTTGCTGCAATCAACAGAAGGTTAAGAGAGGTCTTTGGTCCCCAGAAGAAGATGAAAAGCTCATCACTTACATTACCACTCATGGCTATGGTTGTTGGAGTGAAGTTCCTGATAAAGCTG GGCTTCAAAGGTGTGGTAAGAGTTGTAGACTGAGATGGATAAATTATTTGAGACCTGATATAAGAAGAGGAAGATTTTCACCTGATGAAGAAAAATTGATTATTAGCCTTCACAATGTTGTAGGCAACAG ATGGGCTCACATTGCAAGCCATTTACCTGGTAGAACTGACAACGAAATAAAGAACTACTGGAATTCTTGGATCAAAAAGAAAATCAGAAAGCATAACTCACCTTCTAATTCATCAACCACCACCAATCTTACACAAAACCATGTTATTGATTACAATTTCAATATCAATAAACTAGATCAGAATATTGTAACAACACCAAAACCATCACCATTTCAAGAAACTACCTTGTTTTCTCCAACATGTCCTTTGTTCATGTTTGAGCAcggaacatcaacaacaacaataacagcaacaacaacaacatcaacgcaAAATAGTAGTATTAATCTACAAACAGATCAATACTTTCAAGATTCTGTACTAGGTTTGAACTCTGAAGCATGGAATCAAGTTCAATCATCACTACCTCCTCCAATATCAACAACTTTTACAATGGACACAATGAACTATCTACCACCTTTGATAGAGAATGTGGAAAACATGGTGGATGAGGAAGTTGGCGATCATAGACAAGTACAAGAGTTGAACAACATTGATCAATGGCATCAACAACAATATCCTAACAACAGCTTTCTCTTTTGGGACAACATTGTTCATCTCGGTGGGGAAGAAGAACAACAACTAGCAccaaattcatcatcaaatatgGGAACAAACAGTACTACACTTTCTCCTTTTCCTTCTTCATCTTTTTGA